In Triticum aestivum cultivar Chinese Spring chromosome 5B, IWGSC CS RefSeq v2.1, whole genome shotgun sequence, the following proteins share a genomic window:
- the LOC123115980 gene encoding RING-H2 finger protein ATL56-like, whose translation MAYITYLARTGARHLRISFTAAVARTSPPPRPPAITMDYDDMLDWIIWVLLLIFAVIAALSAAVALVVAIAEVVRHVRQHCKWLSIERLLESIPDVAYKQMPDRDGGSPSEEGKELRRSPSSCVICLAQYEGGERCSVLPGCGHVFHRGCVATWLHTTHNTCPLCRATIAAGAVARKDNAAEDMV comes from the coding sequence ATGGCCTACATAACCTACCTCGCCCGCACAGGCGCACGCCATCTAAGGATATCGTTCACTGCAGCCGTCGCCCGTACGTCCCCACCGCCACGACCGCCGGCCATCACCATGGACTACGATGACATGTTAGATTGGATCATATGGGTGCTTTTGTTGATCTTCGCCGTCATCGCTGCGCTCAGCGCCGCCGTGGCGCTCGTCGTGGCGATCGCCGAGGTGGTCCGTCACGTGCGGCAGCACTGCAAGTGGCTGTCCATCGAGCGGCTGCTGGAGAGCATACCCGACGTTGCATACAAGCAGATGCCCGATCGAGACGGCGGCTCTCcgtcggaggaggggaaggagtTGCGCAGGAGCCCGAGCTCGTGCGTGATCTGCCTGGCGCAGTACGAGGGTGGCGAGCGGTGCAGCGTCCTGCCGGGATGCGGCCACGTTTTCCACAGGGGCTGCGTCGCGACGTGGCTGCACACCACGCACAACACCTGTCCGCTCTGCCGGGCGACGATAGCCGCCGGCGCCGTGGCACGGAAGGACAACGCCGCAGAGGATATGGTGTAA